The Erigeron canadensis isolate Cc75 chromosome 1, C_canadensis_v1, whole genome shotgun sequence genome segment GAGTTTGCTGAGAATTTAATCTTGAGAATGATGGAGGATCCGGCTGAAAGGGATCGTAAATTCAGAGAGCATACATATCATATGAAGGAACGTTGTGCAAAAACAAAGGAGATGTGGAGTTACCCaattcgtccttatggtttCTGGACATTTGACCGCCACAATGCTCAGATTTTCTGGGATGCTCAGATTAGCCAAGTTGAAGGTCGTAGGGATCCTTATGATGATCTTCTTCAGGAACACCACACCAACTCATCCTCTTCCTCCAAATAAATCGTAAgtttcttttccacatgctaTTTAATGAAACTGTTAGCTGTAACGTTATGTGTTTTGTGCTACACTGAATCTGTAATGGTTTGTTGCTTAAATCTTCGACTTTAGACTTCCACGTGTACTTTTCTAACTTTTCGATTTGTCAGTTATGTCATACTTGAATACTCTAATTGTATGAAACATGAAGATGTAAATATGATCTAGATGTGTAGATGGAAATGGGGTGTGTTTTTCATGAAATGACTTCTCTAGTCTATCTTAActaatagtttttttaaaatggaGTAGATCCTCTTCTAAGTTTGCATAAGATTACTTTAATCTATTATGTGGAGAAAGTGCGATTCAGCTGAGGTGAGACGAGAGGCGA includes the following:
- the LOC122605026 gene encoding uncharacterized protein LOC122605026; its protein translation is MSFIMEFAENLILRMMEDPAERDRKFREHTYHMKERCAKTKEMWSYPIRPYGFWTFDRHNAQIFWDAQISQVEGRRDPYDDLLQEHHTNSSSSSK